The genomic DNA GCAGGTTCATCGCGAAGGCGATCTCGGGGTACGTGAGGTCGTGCAGCTCCCGCAGTACCCAGCAGGCCCGTTGCTCGTCAGGCAGGCGACGTAAGAATGTATCGAGCCCGCGCAGCTGCGCGTTGTACTGCGCCAGCGACGCCGGGTCGGCCGAGGCGTCGACCGGCAGGTCGGCCTCGAGCTCGTCGGACTCCGTCGCGTCGGTCGCCCGCCGGGTCCGCGTCCGCAGCACGCTCAAGCAGCGCCGGGTGGCGAGCTGGTAGACCCAGCGGTGGAAGGCCTGCACGTCGGTGAGGCTCGGCAGCTTGCGCCACACCAGCACGAGGCAGTCCTGCACCACGTCCTCGGCCTCGCCGCGGTCGCCGAGCATCCGGTAGGCCAGCCGGAAGACCGGGGCCTGGTAGCGCCGGACGATCAGCTCGAAGGCCTCGAGGTCGCCGTCCTGGGCCCGCCCGACCACGGTGGCCTCGGCGAGGCCTCCGGGGAACGGGGCCGACCCGGACGGTCCCTCGTAGCCGCCGCCGGCGCTCACCGTCGTGCCGCGCTCGGTGCCCGCGTCATCCGCCTGCACGTCGTGCTGCGGGTGAGGCTCTGCGCGGGGGGTCGCCCGAGCCTCACGGTCCTGTGTCTCCACACGTCTCCGTCCATGGTTCAGCCCGCACGGGCCGGCTCCCCCGCCTAGCTCGTGCGGTCCTTCTCCTGCTGGTCCTGCTGGTCCTGCTGCTGCGCGTCCTGCTGGCCGTCGACGACCACCACGCGGTCGGCGATCACCACCTGGTCGGTCACGACGACCTCCGGGCCGGTGCCGTCCCCGGATCCGTCCGCGAGCACAACGGCCGGGGCGTCCCGATCGTTGCGCGGGCTGTTCGGCGCCGCCACGCGATCGGACTTCTCCTCCGCGCCCGCCTCCTGCTCGGCCGCCGCCTCGGCCGCCTGGGCGGCGATGCGCTGCACCGCGTCGTCGGCGTCGCGGACGACGTCCGCGGCCTGCCGGCGACCGTCCTCGGCCACCTCACCGGCCTGGTCGGCGACGTCCTGCGCGACGTCCTGGATGCGGTCGGACGCGTCCTGCGAAACACCCCGCGCCCGCTCCGCGGCGTCCTGGGCGACCTCGCGCGCACGGTCCGCCGCGTCCTGGGCCGCGTCGCCGGCCCGTCCACCGACCTCCTGGGCCTTGGCCCGGGCACGCTCCGCCATCTCGGCCCGCCGGGCCGCGGCGACGTCGTCGTCGGGGTGGTGCACGTCGAGGACCGTCACGTTCACCTCGACGACCTCCAGCTCCGCCTCCCGCTCGACGCGCTCGCGGACGGCCTCGCGGACCTTGTCGGCCAGGGCGGGCACAGGCGTGCCGTACTCCGCCACGAGGGCGACGTCCAGGGCGGCCTTGCCCTGCCCGACCTCGACGCTCACGCCGGGGCCGTAGGTGGTGCGGCCGCCGGGTACGCGGCCCATCGCCCGGACCAGGGCGCGTCCGCCGGGTGTGCCCAGCTCGTGCACGCCCTCGATCGTGCCGGCGGCCTCGGCGGCGGCCCGCTGCGCGCGGGCGACGGGGGTCGGTTCGACGGTCACCGCTGCGGTCGGCTCGGTGTCGGTTCGGGACTGCGGG from Microlunatus sagamiharensis includes the following:
- a CDS encoding RNA polymerase sigma factor → MQADDAGTERGTTVSAGGGYEGPSGSAPFPGGLAEATVVGRAQDGDLEAFELIVRRYQAPVFRLAYRMLGDRGEAEDVVQDCLVLVWRKLPSLTDVQAFHRWVYQLATRRCLSVLRTRTRRATDATESDELEADLPVDASADPASLAQYNAQLRGLDTFLRRLPDEQRACWVLRELHDLTYPEIAFAMNLPVSTVRGRLARARQNLTKGMSAWR
- a CDS encoding Asp23/Gls24 family envelope stress response protein, with product MTEAPQSRTDTEPTAAVTVEPTPVARAQRAAAEAAGTIEGVHELGTPGGRALVRAMGRVPGGRTTYGPGVSVEVGQGKAALDVALVAEYGTPVPALADKVREAVRERVEREAELEVVEVNVTVLDVHHPDDDVAAARRAEMAERARAKAQEVGGRAGDAAQDAADRAREVAQDAAERARGVSQDASDRIQDVAQDVADQAGEVAEDGRRQAADVVRDADDAVQRIAAQAAEAAAEQEAGAEEKSDRVAAPNSPRNDRDAPAVVLADGSGDGTGPEVVVTDQVVIADRVVVVDGQQDAQQQDQQDQQEKDRTS